TCACTATGTAATTCTTAATACTTATTAGATACATAGTGGTTACATAAATCTATGATGAATTTGTCTGTGCATGGAATTAATTGTTATAAACTTTTAGCTGACACTTAATAATTTTTACctgtatttttcaattttcagaaaGACTGTACACGAAATCACACGAGTGGATAACAGTTGATGGCAATGTGGGCACAATTGGAATATCCAATTATGCGCAAGAAGCATTAGGCGATGTTGTTTATGCTCAGCTTCCAGATGCAGAATCTGTAATAGAAAAGGAAGGTTAGAACATTCATGCACATATCTCTTGGCATAGAAAACTAAACGTTAGAATTTTCcatttaatgaaaatttatttttacagatgAATGTGGAGCATTAGAATCAGTGAAGGCTGTATCCGAATTACTTAGTCCTGTAAGTGGAAAGGtaatagaaaaaaatgaaatagtTGAGAAAACACCCAGTTTAGTAAATTCTTCTTGTTATGAGAAAGGATGGTTGTTTAAAATAGAATTAAACAATATGGATGAAATTAAGAATCTAATGGATGAGAAtgcatataatttatatttaaaatctgATCCACACTAATTACGTTACGTTTTTAACAAATGCAACGTTGTTATTTAGCCATAGTTTAATTTTTATCAACGTGAATAATTTTTAAtgcataaaatgagaaaaaatcgAGTTCGAGTAAGAATAGCATAATATATAGTAAGCATATCATATTATTGCACTTAAAAAAAGTTTTGTATGCAAATTGTATATACACAATTTTTTGCGAGAGATTCGAAAATGTGCTTAATTTAACATATGAGGTGTAACGCGCGATCATTGCGAATCAAGAATATGAAGCTGAGTGCAGTAGTTAACTGATGTCTTTATTAACCACTGTGCATTTTCTTATCTTGTTATCATATTTGTACAAAGCAAACAaatgttttaatatacatgttattCGGTATACGAATGATACCATTGTTGTTACAAATTATAGTAAACTTTGTGTTGTACATAAAcgcatttaaattataataacttGTGTATATAAAGAAACGATTGAATGTTTTGAAATACTATTTGTAAATTTCGGAAAATTGTCTGCTTAGTAATTTACATAGTACCATCCTGTACCCTCCTTTCGAAATCTATCGTACGTCTTATGGACATTGTACATATTTTACAATAATACCAAAGACAGGAGTGCAATAAGGGaaatattattgtttaaaaGGAGTTCAATcagtataatatataaaaaatagcACTGTCAATCCTAAAAAGGAACAGTTATTAGTTAATAATAAAGATATATTTACaatcaattatttttttctacATAATTTACAATTGCCAACTCCTAATGGCAGTGTTAACAACGCATAATAGTTCTTCTTTTAATGTTAATTCCAATTATTTATTGGAGCAAAAAATCACATCAATATTAAATTAGATTATTTGCCAATTATAATTGGTAACTGTACATATTTAACACAATGCTTATTACACCAGTATTATCGTACTTTCTAGTTACAATTATCAATAAACATGTTGTAACAGAATCGAGCGGACGATTAAATAGGATGGACACATACAAAGATCATTGATTTAGGGATATATTTAAAAAGAGAcaattttcgtttttgaattatttgtgTTTGCGATTTTTATAAGTTGTTCCAAAATTATCAGACCGACACGTTCTACAAAAAGTCTCGAGGATAAATgaaattacaataaataaaatattacggtTTTAACTGGTTTTTACCCAAACAGCAACATGGGATTAAGTGTAGTTTCAAAGCTTCGTTGGTAATTATTAAATTTCGATTCAGatatattatacatatcaaGTACACGTATAATCTAATTTGGAATAAACATAGTAATAACTAAGATAGTAACATGGAAATATAACAGGTTCAATACttgaatggaactttacattctgTCGTTACGCATATTACAGAAGTCGTAGACTTCAAGTCTACATAGGTAACATTCATACATTCCATTTAATTTGCTATCTGGGTGTCTATTCTGAGGTATGTGGTttactaaaaatgtaaaaatgtaagACTTAATACAGTTACAAAGAGGTAGACATTCATATGCGAGTTAAATAAAAGTAATCCGTTTTGAAAGTATTTGAAAGAACCAAAAGGCCAATAATAATGCAAACTGTCTCCGATCGATCGATTAAAAGAACCAGGCGATTTGAAAATTTGGGAACACGTTAATACATTTTGCATCTATATCGAAGATATCGAAAATTTGACCGTGGACACAAATCTTTACTCACACGATAAGTACATGCATGCTTTCGaaaatatatacgtatatatattcTTTCGTGGTAGTAATACTCGCAGCTACTCCAACTGGTTTGATTCAACACTCGATTCTTAACCTAATGTGGCATcgagtttttcttttttacatacatcaacaaattgtttacATCTATATTTAATCTTATTACGAAGTCAGTGGAAAAGTGAAAGTAGTAAAATAGCATTTTTTCCAGGTACTTCTTTGATAGAGGATATAAACAGTAGGAGTTGCAAAGGGTGGTACTACCAGCCTACCAGTACGAGCAAAGATTTCTGTTCTTGTTACCACACTTGAGCCTCGAATCTAGCACGTGTAATTACCGATGGCTTAGATACCACAGGCGTCGAAAAGACAACCTTCACAGCACTGAAAAGTTTCTGACTATTGACTAAACAATAATAATCTATTAGTGAAAAATTACTACATTCGATCGCTATCTTAACATTcagtaaatatttatctatttaacAACTGCGATAAGACAATATTGATCTTATATACTTAGTAATAATTGCTagataatgtaggaccacataaACCTTGCTCCAATGATTCTTTTATTTCTTAAACAGAATCTTTATTATGATACAATATACAGTAATAAAATATCGCATTTTGTGgttatttttttttccgccacctatttgaaaaataataaagagAAATACATGAATAAGATTCTAAAATTAGTGAAGACATTAAGTAGCTAATGATTTTTTCTCAGTAAGCaacagaaatatatttattttattaaactatacacaaaatattataattacatATTTAACATGATTCATACTTTACAACATAATTGGAATGTGTTAACTAGTATTTACAATATAGTAGCCCTGCTGTGTGCAAGTGTGACAAAATGCAGATTTTTTATAGGAAGTTCTAAGGATGCCCAGGTGGCCGTgcgacatatatgtatatataagtaTATCACATGAAATTTTACTGTCGTTCAAGTATGCCCATTGAATCCCTTGCAGAAGCACGAGTGACTGGAGAGtcggcaatttttttttttcgttcgttACTATTAGGATATTTTTTTTGTTCAAAATGAGAGCAAGGCTTCAGTGGTATGCTTAAAAATAATCGCTTCTAGTATTAGAAAAATAGCTTTACTTATTTAGACAAAAGTTGCCTGccctttgaccaatattttgttAACCACCCTTTGTACTGTTTTCAAGGCATCTTGCTTACTGTTTCCCTGCGCTTGTACCCACCAACAGGGGTAGTAATTCTCCATGGATACATCTCTAAAACTTCAAcatcaaatatagaaaatatatgtCATTATGTTTATATATTTAGATACACGTTATAATACATatattatgtatatatgtaAAGTATGTACGTCTATACTTGATTTGTTTGCATAGGTATTTTTTGAACCAGGGCCCCTTAACTTGGTCCAATACCTAAGCAGCGTTAGCTCTTAGTAGGTACTTGAGGTCCACTTTGACAGTAAGGGGCTCTATCATGATTTTTGAGATATAGCAACAGACTAACTCATGGCAAAGATGCCAAACGAATTTATCGTTTCATTTTCTCTTAGCATGAAGCATTTCCATAAGAAGAGTTTGAGTTGGTGCTCCGCCGCTACAATGCTTCTGATAAAGGTGATCTTCTCCCCTGTTCGCTACCGCATGGATTTCTGGTAATACTGCTAGCAGCTTGTTGAATTTATCCTgttcataaaaaatttttaatatttccatcaatgtaaaaataaaatatttttttattataatgcGAAATAAAATATACCGTTACAGATGGATAACATGTCAACGTGTAATCCAAAAGGGCTTGTAAGACTTGCTCGTGACCTTCTTGTACATGTTTCTTGTTAACTAGTCCACGAACATCTACATAttcaaaatacaaattaattttatgAGAATCTTTCTTCTCCACATTTATAAACATAGCATACCGTATCTAACAAAAATTTAAGCAATAAAATTTACCATGATTGAGCAGCATCAggaatttcatgcatatgtagTCCGAAAGGTCAAATTTGAGTTCCTGAAGTTTAGACGACAATTCATTGAAAATTTCTGCCAGGGAAGGAACTCCAAGTAGGCCGAGACAAAGGAGATCAAACTTTTGGCCATTATGAAGCGTAGTCTCATCGGGTAGATTATTATGTAACCTTTGATGAAGATGGTCGAGCACCAACATATCCGACCAAGAGTGCTGTAGCAACTTCATTTGGTCGTCAACCTGTTAAACAATGTAATATATCGTAAGATACATATGCAGTATATTGCCTGGCTTTACAACAGCTTTAAAATCGTCTACACAATTTACTTCGATAGAGTTATATCCTtcgattttcgaatactttccgATTTAGAATTTAAATAATCAGCAAAATAAATCCCAGCGACgtttaatgaaaaatatattcaattttgataaaaatCGGTATAATGAGTTCCACGATACGTAACTCGAGAAGTGGTAAAAACATCGTGTCGATATATTCCATATTgttcgaaaaatatgaaaacctACGGTTCGAAACTATTATAGATCTTTTTGTGCATttacagaaaaaaaaataatagctGAAACCGAAGAATCGATTAAATAGACGGTTTATAATTAACATGGGCCTGCTTTAGGGCAACCGCCATAACCCAGAAACGTATCTTGTTATGACCTAGATATGAGGCGATGCTTGAAATCATTCAGTGATTGTGCAATGCTGTTGGTTACCTCACATCCCCGCTCGTACCACCAACAGGCCAGCGACGAGTTATTTATCGGTAAGAACTAACTTCTCTTGAAAAGATTCCCAGCAACGATTAACAATCGTTAAATTTTTATAGCtcggtaatattttttttatctttCCGTTACCGATCGTTCGAACGTGCCAGAAAAAAAAATCAGATCACCGATCGAATCCACCGAAAAACGTACGTGGgtcaaaatgaaaaacaaaaattcatCGCGTGGGGGGGGATCGGTGGATTTACTAAAACGGTAGCAAACGCTCTTGCGACTACCTACGCTCGATGACGTCTAATAAACACGGATTCATACGACGCGCGCCACGCTacgtaatatatttatcaatgtTGACGCTCACCTTGAGATCTTTGAAGAATACAGAATTCCTTGCCCAATCCACCTGCGAGAACAGATTTTGATCAAGCACTTTGCACATTAATTCGAACAAGTCCACTTCACACTGATTGTACGTTTGGTTTTGCAACAGTCCAAAAAGGGACGCCTGCCACTCGCGGTCGTCGACCGATTGCACGAAGTCTCTTATCATCGGACTAGTTTTCAAGGCGGCGGTAGAGGGCGCGGAACCAGCGGCTCCCTGAGGTTGCGTGGACTGTTCGCCGAAGTTGAAGGCCTTAGGACTGGGGGTGGTGGAATTGGCAGCCCACAGCTTGCTATCCAGGCCAGGGTTGAGGTTGTGCAGGTGATTACCACCAGAAATGTTTGGCTGGTAGGACGGTGCGATCAGTTGATGCTGACCAGCTCCGCTGCCAGCCTGTGTCGTGACCAGACCAGCGGCCACGGCTGCGGGGGATGGACTCGAATCTGGAGAAGACGTTAGACTCGAGACCTGAGGTATTTGGATCTCCTGTTTAATATGCAGGAAAGGCGTTACGGCGGAGGGATAGTTCGATGGATCACCGAGGCTGCCGCGTATCGTTTGCAGTGCCAGCTGCCGTTGTCTCATCATTTGCAGTTTCCGCGCTCGGTCTCTCTTGTACATGGGTCCGAATTTGTTCCTACCGCCTCTCATCCGGTCCGCTCGCACGGCTATAACATAGAAACACACATGCAAAGATTCAAATAACATAGTATTCGCAGGAGATAACGGCGAGACGGTTACCTAACCTAACCCGTCGATCGTACGTTACGAAAATTATGGAGGGAAAAGGAATCGTTGTGATTGGACGGCTCAATGAATAGAATTCTTTCCCTGGATATTTTCGGTTTGTTTTTAATTCCTCCTCAACCCGTAGTCTCCACCAGTATCACGATCGAAGCGACTGGATTAACATACCGACAGTCCAAGAAACGTGTACCGACAGAACCGGGGGGTCATAGTTTCATGATCGAACAAAGCAGCCGCCAGCGGGTTAACCTTGAAGAGGCAGTATTCGAAGTTCGCCATCGACGTAGACGGAAGTCGCGGCTAATGGTATATAGTAGGACAAAAGCCCGACGCAACCTGTAACCCGTCCCGTTTCTGTCCCAATTTCGCGTCTTTCGATCGGCAATCGAACGAGCCCGTTTGTCCCGTGTAATCGAATAGCTGTAAAACATGGATCTCTACCTACGAAAGCTGCAGGTGTTATTTGGCACGTTCAACGCGTCGCCATTGAAAGCGAATGTAGCGACTGCCAACGCCGATTATTTATTACCCGCGATTAAGTGCCTGGGAACAACCTGTTAACATGCTCCGCATATTCGTTGTCTGACTAATATAAATACTGATTTTAAAAAGCACAGTTTCGTTGCATCGTTCGTATATAAATCGGTTCGTAATAGTTTTACGCGAGCAGTCGGGGAACGCCATGGCGGGCTTGCACAACGAGTTAACGGAGCTGCCgcggtgaaaaatatttaaaaataaattgggaTCGTCGAAACGGAAAGTTGAATATTTATGGCCGTGTCTAAGTATTACTGCATCTCCGCGATAAGGTTCACATTGTAAACAAAGGGTCCCCAGATGTGTGGTCCCGCGGCCGGAAGTGGCCTAGCAGAGGAACTCGATATGGATCCCCCTCGTTTCTGCGAGAGGGATTAAAATGCACGGCAGGCGCGTATTAAGGATCCAGACCCTCGAGCAGCGAACATTTTACGAATTTTAACCAACACTGAGATCGAAAAATCTCCAAGAAATCGGGGCATTGCCTTGACATATTGACTGTCCGTTGATCCCCTCTtttccaaacgacaaaataaaatATCGGATTTTGAAACGACGATCGCAACTGCACGGAGAAGAAAAAAATGATCTGGAATATATTACaaatttcgaaattcttttaCCGTTTCGAACATTTATTACATCTTGAACGCGTAACAGGATTATCTTCCCTCCGAGGAGCGTTCTTTTGTACTCTTTCCTTATGAGCCGGGGATGGTAACCCTAGATCCCCAGGGTCACGGAGTAATCGAGGGTGGATTTCGAGCTGTTTACAATTTATAGGGCGGACACGCGGCTAAAACGGCGGCGTTGCCTATTTTCGTACGAAGTGTTTGCTATCCGTCGTCACATGAAACACCGGCGAacgagcgagcgagcgagcgagcaAGCGAGCAAGCGAGCTAACGAGCAAGCGCGGTGCGCGCTCGTTGAAAGTGAAAGGAGGTTGAATCGCTTGCCCGTCCACTTCTGCCTGCGCCGCCCCGCCGAGGGAAGGAGGGCCACCCCTCTGTCCCCCGACACCTCCTTCGATACCACGACCACCCCCTGCCCGCCTCCTAACCCTACTTATTCCCTTCCCTCGACCCTACTCCCCCGAACGCCTCGCCCCGCCGATCCACATTGCCGCCTCCGCCGCCCTGTGTGTTGTCTGCTTACGCCTCCTCTCTTTTTCTCTTGCTCTCCGCGGAATCCCTTTGATTTGCCCTTTTCATCTCCGTTTCTCTCCATTTTCTCTCGCTCTTTGCGTTTTCGCCTTTCCTTTCGTCGCTTCTACCGCGTCCTTTTCGATTCTTTGGCATCTTGTCGTCGCTGTTTCCCTTCCTGGCTCTCCTTGTGTATTCCacgtaaccgtggccacgacgcATCATCGTAACATCACCTTACCATCGCAAGTACCAATCCCACCATCGTTCCTCTCCGTCGTCTCCCCCGTTCTTCGTTCCTGTTTCATTCGCGATTGTTACGACCTAACAGTCCAACCGCGTCCAGCAGACACGTTGTCGCCAAAATGGTGGCGCCGCGAGCCCAGACCAGAGCCCCCGGAGACTTCTTGTTTCAATTATTTGAACATTTCAACGGTTAAAATATTCGTTGTATAAAACTCGTATACTATCTGAATATATGAATATTCGACTGTTACTCGAATGCGAGTTGAGTGCTTAACCCATGCAATATCAACCCTTTTTAGAGACCATAATAAGATTTAGGTTAGATAGGATTAGGTTAGGATAATTACTTTATCCAATGTACACATTCTATTTTAACGAAGTGTTTTCGATGATTTGTGGGGACGAATAATAATATGCAAATACTTGggcattaaaattataattggaagaagatacTCGAATAGTAATGTTTGAATAGCGatacagtagaacctcgattattgtAAGAAAATAGTACTTGTAATTTCTGCAGTGATCGAGGTTCGTGCAACAATCAAGGTAACCAATCTAATAAGAAGGAGTTCCACTTACACAGATTATTTCCACTATCTATAATCACTTCTACCAGCTATTTACCCCTTCCAACTTTACTCGTTGCTAAGTGACCATTCCTTCTACTTGTAAATGCATTGCCGATGAACGATGCGCTCATACAATAATCGAGATTCGACTGGATTTGAATAGTAATATAGCAAGCTACTCAAATAATACTAGCCCTAGCCCATGCTCAAAACACGACAACTCTTTTAATCTCTTATCCAtccgtgaataaaatttacctAACATTGTCGCACAGCTACCAATCGCTCGAGCTGACGAAACGTGAATAGCGGTGGGGGGTGATTCTgttgcaagtatccctaacgcagaTTGATGCAACAAGCGAGGCAATACTGTACTCCCGTGCGTTCCGACTCGACGCGACGATTCGAGTCGCGTTCATCTGCTCCTTCGGTTTCTGTACCGAGCGGCAGCCTCGGTGCGTATTGTACGACCTGAAATTCATGGCTGCGCGCGCTTAATGCTCGCGTAAACTTGACACTCGTCGATGCATACGTTTCTCGAACTCCGCCGCGCTCTTAGTATCTAACATCTGCCGTCGGTTCTGACGAACATTATGCAAACCGTCATACATCATCCGAGGATCGCGCGCGGACTTATCGGACACGGTGAGCGTTCGCACTCTCGTTTCTCTCTTTCCGCAACACACACCGCCCAGCGACTCGACAAGAATTCAAACAATAGTCGAGCGAGCCAATAACGAAAGTTGCTAAACTTGACTTTCAGGTTGTTCCTTTCGGCCACTTGTTCGCGAGATCGGTAGTTGTTAATGCCACGCAATAGGCGACTTATCGAACACGTGCACAGTCACGGCGCGATAATTTTTTAAACCTTTGCTTTCTCCGTCGTATTCCGTCCGAGATTTTTATCGCGTTCCGTTctcttctaaaaaaaaaaaaaaacggcatGGGCGCTCTGCTTGGTCTCCTTTCTTTTTTACGCAGCCGGGGTATCCATGTCCTCCGTGACCCTGCGTGTCTCGCGTCGTAACACGGatccgagggagccgaaccgtcTAAGAAATTGTCCGACCAGCGGTGGATCACGGCTAAACTTGACTCTCCGCTCTGCACTCCAAGGATTTCTTTTCTCTCTCCGTATTCTCGTCCTACGATGTTCCCGAGTGTCGTGATCTTTCTCCGTGGTTTTAGCGAGCgtcgtaggtgttcgaaatcgcGATGAGAATACTTCGAGGTTATGTCCAATCGATGATTATTCGGTG
The sequence above is a segment of the Colletes latitarsis isolate SP2378_abdomen chromosome 6, iyColLati1, whole genome shotgun sequence genome. Coding sequences within it:
- the Ppl gene encoding glycine cleavage system H protein, mitochondrial, which encodes MVKLVVQMAKYTARRFSYISKDSLLAPPVSKASLCLSRSITTSRCLNAERLYTKSHEWITVDGNVGTIGISNYAQEALGDVVYAQLPDAESVIEKEDECGALESVKAVSELLSPVSGKVIEKNEIVEKTPSLVNSSCYEKGWLFKIELNNMDEIKNLMDENAYNLYLKSDPH